The Phocoena sinus isolate mPhoSin1 chromosome 17, mPhoSin1.pri, whole genome shotgun sequence genome contains a region encoding:
- the ZNF572 gene encoding zinc finger protein 572, translated as MEQEQKLLVSDSNGFTERESLKSTFTGDESKNNLETVQHSNSKADKERASKWSKSDGPQNCKHEDTKKMPLTWSQGRETECDDSCENDGNLENQGNSTGKEEEKPNHWEWDPGQHTRAAIQQTSSFGDKPYKCSECWKSFNNSSHLRTHQRTHSGEKPYKCSECGKCFSNSSHLIQHLRTHTGEKPYQCGECGKSFSNTSHLIIHERTHTGEKPYKCPECGKSFSSSSHLIQHHRSHTGEKPYECPVCGKCFSHSYVLVEHQRTHTGEKPYKCPDCGKSFSQSSSLIRHQRTHTGEKPYKCPECGKSFGCNSTLIKHQRIHTGEKPYQCTECGKNFSRSSNLITHRKMHTGEKSCETSEYEESLSQNCSVIDECRIQPGEKPYKCCECGKSFGLSSHLIRHQRTHTGEKPYRCSECWKTFSQSSTLVIHQRTHTGEKPYKCPDCGECFSQSFNLIRHRRTHIGEKPYKCTDCEKCFSRSAYLIQHQKIHIEKSSVSPEVEDFPHEWTWKNCSGEMALISSFSVPNSSPS; from the exons ATGGAACAAGAGCAAAAACTGTTGGTCTCAGATTCTAATGGCTTCACAGAGAGGGAGAGTTTGAAAAGCACTTTTACAG GAGATGAAAGTAAGAATAATTTGGAAACTGTTCAACACAGTAACTCTAAGGCAGATAAAGAGAGAGCCTCAAAATGGTCTAAAAGTGATGGCCCACAAAATTGTAAGCATGAGGACacaaaaaaaatgccattgacatGGTCCCAGGGACGTGAAACTGAGTGTGATGATTCCTGTGAGAATGATGGCAACTTGGAGAATCAGGGAAATTCTacaggaaaagaggaggaaaaacccAATCACTGGGAATGGGACCCAGGACAACATACCAGGGCTGCCATCCAGCAGACTTCATCCTTTGGGGACAAACCTTACAAATGTTCTGAATGTTGGAAAAGCTTCAATAATAGTTCTCATCTTCGAACTCACCAGAGGACCCACTCAGGAGAAAAACCTTATAAATGTTCTGAGTGTGGGAAATGCTTCAGTAACAGCTCTCACCTGATTCAGCATCTGAGAACACACACAGGCGAGAAGCCCTACCAGTGCGGTGAATGTGGGAAAAGCTTCAGCAACACCTCCCATCTTATTATCCATGAAAGAACTCACACgggagagaaaccctataaatgtCCTGAGTGTGGGAAGAGTTTCAGTAGCAGCTCTCACCTTATTCAGCATCACAGATCACATACAGGTGAAAAACCATACGAATGTCCGGTTTGTGGGAAATGCTTCAGCCACAGTTATGTCCTAGTAGAACATCAGAGGACCCACACTGGAGAAAAACCTTATAAGTGCCCCGACTGTGGGAAGAGTTTTAGTCAGAGTTCTAGTCTGATTCGCCACCAGCGGACACACACAGGTGAGAAGCCCTACAAATGTCCTGAGTGTGGAAAAAGCTTTGGTTGCAATTCTACTCTAATAAAGCATCAGAGAATACATACAGGAGAAAAACCCTATCAGTGTACAGAATGTGGGAAGAATTTCAGTCGAAGTTCAAACCTTATTACACACCGGAAGATGCACACAGGTGAGAAATCCTGTGAAACGTCTGAATATGAAGAAAGTTTGAGTCAGAACTGCAGTGTGATAGACGAATGCAGAATCCAgccaggagagaaaccatataaaTGTTGTGAATGTGGAAAGAGTTTTGGCCTTAGCTCCCACCTCATAAGACATCAGAGAACACATACAGGAGAAAAACCTTACAGATGTTCTGAGTGTTGGAAAACTTTTAGTCAGAGTTCCACCCTGGTGATTCACCAAAGGAcgcacacaggagagaaaccttataaATGTCCTGACTGTGGTGAGTGCTTCAGTCAAAGCTTTAACCTTATCAGGCATCGGAGGACCCACATAGGAGAAAAACCTTACAAATGTACTGACTGTGAGAAATGCTTCAGCAGAAGTGCCTACCTCATTCAGCATCagaaaattcatatagaaaagtCTTCTGTGTCTCCTGAAGTTGAAGATTTTCCTCATGAATGGACTTGGAAAAACTGTTCTGGGGAAATGGCTCTTATCTCTTCATTTTCAGTCCCAAATTCATCTCCCTCCTGA